CCCTGCCCTGATCTATGCTCTGGCCAATCGTCATTGAGTTTCCGACATTCATGAGCCAGCCAGCCAAACCGCCCAGCATCATCGACTTGTACCCGGAGGAAACCCGCGAAGCGGCGGAACTCCTGAAGCAAGCCGTGCCATTGATGATGCGTCACGACATCCCACCAAACCCGGTGCACTATGCGCTGTGGTACACCTACAGCAGAGGCAGTGAACCCGAGCTCAACCGCCGCCTGGACAAGGTGGTCGAAGACTTCGACGTGTTCCCGCCGGAAACCGCCAGCCGGCTGTTCCGCGACTACATTATCCGCGGCGAGCTGGAAGAAGCTCGCGCAGGCCAGCAGCAGGTAATCGAACTGGTCGATGACATCGAAGGCGACGTCTCACGCAGCGTGATCGGTGGCCAGCATTACCAGCAAAGCCTGAGCCATGGCCTGAGCGCACTGCAGGAGCCCATCATCGATGACCTACCCAGCGTGCTCAGCGAACTGCAGGAAAGCACCCAGCTGATGCAGGACCAGCAGGAAAAATTCCTCTATCGCCTGCGCGCCGCACAGCAAGAAATCACTCACCTGCGCAGCCAGTTGGAGCGCGCCCATCTTGCGGCAACGCTCGACAGCCTGACCCGCGTATTCAACCGCCATGCCTTTACCCGCTTACTGGAACGCGCACTGGACGAATCACAACAGGGCCTGGCCCTGGTGATTCTGGATATCGACCACTTCAAACAGTTCAACGACCAGTACGGCCACCCACTGGGTGATCGCGTACTACAACACGTCGGACAATTATTGCGCGACCTTCTGCCACCACAGGCCTTTGCCGCACGCTACGGTGGCGAAGAGTTCTGCGTGGTGCTGCGCAACTGCGCTAACCTCAACGAAGTTCTCGATTTCGCTGAGCAACTGCGCCACAAGATTCAGTCGCTGAGAATCAAGGTCAGGCGCACAGACCAGGTTCTGGACAGCATCACTGCCTCCTTCGGCTGCGCCATGGCCGCCGAAGGCGACACATTCGAATCGCTGCTCACGCGCGCCGATGACGCCCTTTATCAGGCCAAACGCGCCGGGCGCAATCAGGTTCACCCGATTACCAGCGAAACGATGCTAAGCGCTTGATTTGAGAAGCCCTCGGCTTTGCTGTTAAATAGCCTCGCGCGCCGCGTTACCATCCTGCGGCGCCACCAACCTTGTTTACAGGCGCGCCACGGCCGTTCAGCTGGCCGTTAGCAACGTGCGCTCTCTCCGTAGCACCGTGAGTCATCATTCGATCAGTGAGTTCATCAAAGATGTTGAAGATTGCCCATCTCGTGACAGGGTTCGCCGCCCTACTGCTGTCTGCCGTACCCGGTTTGTCCACTTCCTTTCTTACCACGCCGGATGCCATCTATCTGGCCCTGACCGGCTTGCTCAACCTGCTTGCCGCATCGCAGCAACAGACTCTCCCCGCCGCGCGCCAACAACTACTGGGGCTGTCCTCGGCTCTATTGATATTGGCTGCCGTGGTACAGAGCTTGATCCTGCTTGCCCCGCTGCCCAGCATCGGCAGCCAGCCCGCCATCTGGCTGCCGCTGCTGACCCTGGTTATCGCCGTGGCGCTGAGCCTCGCAGCACAACTGAGCAGGCAGCCGCGTAGCGCAGAGCAACGCCCGTCCGCACCACAAGCTAGCGCCAGCACCAGCGCGCCCCAGGATGATCGCGAGACCGGCACGGTCAAGTGGTTCAATAC
The genomic region above belongs to Pseudomonas sediminis and contains:
- a CDS encoding GGDEF domain-containing protein, whose amino-acid sequence is MSQPAKPPSIIDLYPEETREAAELLKQAVPLMMRHDIPPNPVHYALWYTYSRGSEPELNRRLDKVVEDFDVFPPETASRLFRDYIIRGELEEARAGQQQVIELVDDIEGDVSRSVIGGQHYQQSLSHGLSALQEPIIDDLPSVLSELQESTQLMQDQQEKFLYRLRAAQQEITHLRSQLERAHLAATLDSLTRVFNRHAFTRLLERALDESQQGLALVILDIDHFKQFNDQYGHPLGDRVLQHVGQLLRDLLPPQAFAARYGGEEFCVVLRNCANLNEVLDFAEQLRHKIQSLRIKVRRTDQVLDSITASFGCAMAAEGDTFESLLTRADDALYQAKRAGRNQVHPITSETMLSA
- a CDS encoding cold shock domain-containing protein membrane protein; the encoded protein is MLKIAHLVTGFAALLLSAVPGLSTSFLTTPDAIYLALTGLLNLLAASQQQTLPAARQQLLGLSSALLILAAVVQSLILLAPLPSIGSQPAIWLPLLTLVIAVALSLAAQLSRQPRSAEQRPSAPQASASTSAPQDDRETGTVKWFNTSKGFGFISRDSGDDIFVHFRAIRGEGHRVLVEGQRVEFSVMQRDKGLQAEDVIAAAPSRR